The Rissa tridactyla isolate bRisTri1 chromosome 6, bRisTri1.patW.cur.20221130, whole genome shotgun sequence DNA segment TTTAAGCCTGTTAGCAAACTATGCATATACTTTTATAAACCTAGTGGTTTTCAATGTACAGTAGAAAGCtaaactgtaaaatatttgtCGCTCTGCTGTAATATTGTACAAATTTACAGGTTCTTCATGTTCAGCAGGTGGCAGAAGTGGAATCATTACACCAACAAACTTCAGGACCTAAAAGTCTTTGTGCTTCAGGTTAGTACCTGTTTTatggggggtttgttttcttcttcccccttaACTGCATTTCTTCTTAGTGTAAGAGGATAAACAAGGttgaaaagagcaaaagaaatgtatttttaagacttttcaATCTGAGTACAATACACCTTGTTATGGCAGCATACTATCTTATCATACTGAGATGCTGTGATTTACCGAAGCTAAGTCCTTCCAGGAGAAATCAGTCTAATTGCATCCTGACAAATGGGCAGCAACAGTTAGCCTGGAATTGGCAAAATCCATGTATATTGATTTAAGTGATTTGTGCAAATTCAGTTTATGAAGATTGTGGCTAAGAAGGGAATTCAGTAGACCAGCTTTGCAAATGCAATACAAATGTCAGTTGAAACTGATGTGTGAAATAATTGCCTCTTACCTTTTACTTTTCAGTGCCATCAAACAAATATAACATGACAAATTCACCTTTGTGATTAAAACTTAACTTGCAGTTTAAGTCAAGTTAAAACTTAACTGACCTGGAATTAAGCTAGATCCCTTTTGAGCAAATAATGCATTATCTCATTTATTCTTTCCTAGTAAGAAGTTGAAGCAGGTATAATTTTGGAGATAAATAGGAAGGGTTAATTTTGCTGATTGAAATAATAGTTTACAATAGCTGTTTCGTGTAAAAATCTAGACCTACTAAGTCTGGGTAGTTACAGATCGTGGACTGGTTAAATGGCAGGACTTCACCTTTCCATCCTTCTTGTCTTAAGTAATGCTACTTTCATAGGAAGATACAAGGTTTGTTAGATGGAGGCTATTTATCTACAGAGAAGTTTGATTTTTGTGACAAATGTTTATtacagtgcaaaaaaacccaggctgTTTCAAAGTGTTCCATTTCAGTGGGTTGCTGTAAGCACATCTGTATTCACAGCATTCGGGTGATAGGTTCCCCAGCACTGTCCTATGATAGAACAGTCTTTGCTACATTGTTCTATTAACTCTAAGGGAACAACATGTCAGCTCAGTAAAAAAAAGACTGACATACTTGGGTAAAAGCTTTCATAGAAAGATCTAATTTCCTGTTCTTTCCCGTGTCTCTTGTCTCCCCTTcactccttttcccctttcccagaaGATAATTAACAGGCTTTTCCTTGTATGTCAGAGTTCCTACCTTCATCTTTACATGGCCTGTTTCCCATCACAGTTAAGAAAAGTCAACATGTATCAGCGTTTGTTTCAGCAGTCATTAATGTTGACATGAAGTAGTGTTGAGAAGTAGACCCTGTAGATGTACAGAAGTGCATGAGGTCTCAGCTTCTTGTGGCTTAAAAAGGCAGCTCTTACCAGATGAACTCTGTTAGCTTGCATACACCCTTGCTCATGGAAAAGGCAAAGCGAAGCATGCTAGCTCAGAGCTTCCTTGGGTACAGTTTACAGTGGAATGGCAGCACACGTGCAGTCACTTGCTATGGCTCGTCTGGGAGGTAGCAGTGATGCTTTATTGCCTGGCTTTACCCTAAAGAAGCATTGTCATAGTTCCAGCAACACAGCATCTGTGTAAACGCAGGACAAAAAGCAGACTGAATTGTGGTAAGCCGATCTAAATGGTCGTTTAATTCTATGCTCATAGGTTTGTCTTGTGGCAGCCCTGAAAGATATATATGAGCCATCGattatgaagaaaagcaaaagcatgaAATGCCAAGTGCCCTATCTGAATACGGAATAAATTCCAGATTAGTACTTTAAAATTTATGGTAAACATTTCAATACTAATGCTTCTATTATGAAAGAGATTGTTAGTGTTAACAGAGCTTCATTTATAGTGCTGTATCCTGGACCCTGGTTGACTGTCTTGGGATACGAAAGGAAGGaatatttatctgtatttatGGAACTCACATTTGTAATTCTGCAATTGTTAGGTAACTCTGCATCtatattactttttgtttttgctttgcttttcttacttGGTAGATAATGCTgagtgtgaagaaaaaaatgccaatgaaaataaacaaagtacagaggaaaatatttccaaagcttTACCCATCAGACTACAAACACCCAAATCTTCACACAGAATACATCAATCTagtaaaaaacaaagtgaaatgtCTCCCTTTAGTAAACTctatgaaaaactgaaaaaagagatgaaagtgAAAAAATCTCTGCAAGAGGGAAATGTATCTGAACAACCTGCAAAAGAAGATGGTAAGAGTGTTCTGCTAGAACCAAGTGCTCAAATTAAATCATGGAGTTGTGTTAATGATTTGGGAAGCCtgactaaagaaaaagaaataggcagaagtgaaaatattgaagaatgtaatataaaaatgaagcaagaagCAATCGGTTTAGAATGTAACCAGATCTCAGCTGTAGGAAGTGCAACCAAGAAGAGTTCTACCAGAAGTCCTCGAACTTCTCTTTCAAAGGATGGGTCAAGAGATATTGGTAGAAGTCGTCACTCACAGGATCATAAGGAACTAAGAACAGCAGACGAATCTAAAGCTATTGAAGTTACAACCAAACCCAGCAAGGATAATAATGGAAATGCAGCATTTTCAGTGAAGCAGTGCTCTATAGAAAGGTTGGATTATGCAGATAAAACTAAAATACACAGCTCTGCAATACTGTTAAATGAACTAGTACAAACAACTAACATGACAAATGTTTCTGAAGTAGATAAATATGTTCTGTCAGCGCCCAGAAGGAAGAGTCCTCGGTCTCATTTCATATCACCTACCAAAGAAATTAGTGGAATGAATCCTGTAAGTACTGGTACTCCAACAACTCAACCATGCGTGTTGTTGAAGCGCAAgtctttttcagaaatttcagCTGAAACTCAAAGGGAAGATTCAGTGTGCAGAAATGATAGCCTAAACCAACTGcctttggcagaaaataaatgcttaaaacaAAGACGAAATAGTAAACAACATACACCAGGAAAACCTGTAAAAGAAGAAGTGCTGAAAGAAATTTGTGATCAGGCAAACTTTGGTAACTCAAAAGAGGGACTCTCTGGAACTCCTGCCTCTTCTAATTCCAAGAGTCCCAGAAGAAATAACAGGCAAAGTAAAGAATTCTCAAACAAAAGTGTCCGTTCAGAGACACTGGCTTCAGAAAAGTTAACATCAGAACTGGCATCTCCTGCTAGTCATAAATCTgagtctggaagaaaaagatGTGGACCAAGGACCTCTGGACTGCTAACTGAAAAAGCTTCGGAGACAAATGCCATTCAAGAACATCACGAAAAGACTACAGACAGAAAAAATAGCGAAACTGAAGAAGAGCTGGCCACGAAGGGGAATCGTCAGAAACAAGATTTAGAAGATGCCAGTGTTATAAGGCCTCGTAGATTGTCATCAAAGAGGAGGTCTTCTGGAAGTGCTACTGTACTGAAAGACAATGAGACTGTCTCGGAACTGAATATTTCTGGCCTGTTGGCTGGAGAAGACTCAGGTAAATAATCCCCTGCCTCATTGTTGTTGTACTTGAGAAATTCTCATAGTGTTTTTATGAGAAATTTTCCACTTACTTAAAACATAGAACTCATTGCTGATGTGTTAGTTCTAAAATATTTGTCATGTAATCATATTTGACCATAAAAATACACAATAATATGTATAAAAGTTTACTCAATTGAATCTATTTATCTTTAAGGAATGTTACCTTCTGATATGTTTCCAACTCTAAAATGCACTGTTTTCTATGTGGGTTAAAATGTTGACCTGGATTCTTGGATATATAGAAATACTTTCAATTGTCATTTTTAGGCAAGACAAAAAGAGTAactcagaagaggaaaagtggTGATGTGCTACTTCAGCctgtaggaaaaagaaagagagtgtCTTTTGGTGGTCATCTAAGTCCAGAACTCTTTGATAAAAGTTTGCCTCCCAACTCGCCCCTTAAAAAAGGTGCAATTCCTGCCAGACTGAGCTTACCGTTTGGAAACTCACCTCGTGCTGTTCTGAAAAAGGCTCAGGGATTGAAGCACTTTGCAGTCCAGGTAAACGTCAAGGCTAACGAAGTTGCTAAGACAGTTAAAgtgaacagaatttaaaaattctaagacttctaaaaattaattaaaaattagtaGTAAACCTTGTTAGATGTACATTGGGAAGTGgaaattttaattgcaaattacAATGGTACTTGAAATCAGCAAATTTTAATAAGCATTTTTTGAACTTCTCTGCTGTAGAAGAGGACTCGGTTTACCCTTCATATCTACCTGTCTTTATACAGGAGGTGTGTTTTTATTCACCTCAGATGCTATTGCTCATTCTCATGCATATGCAGGAGTATATTTCTGTTTGTGCTTTGCAGCAGTGTCTACAAGCTCCAGTTTACCATAAATAACAAAATGGAACGGTAGTTTGTCGGCAGACTGTGCAAGCTACTGCTGCATAGTTTGGCTAGAAGTTTGAAAACATTTGCTGTCAATTTAAACTAGTTAAAATGTGTGTAGTGTACTTGATGTTAAAACTTTTTGAATGAAGTAGAATTCTAAAATCAGTTCACTTATTCAAATGAATTTGCACGTGTTTTGTGAGACTGTTTTGAAACTAAAACTAGTTAGaagtttgttttcagagaagGATATTTAAGGCTTTTTCAAATGATCTGATGATATTTTATACTTTTGTATTTACTGTCAGAGATGTAGATGAGCATTTGTAGTTCAGGTGTGTGCATTTtatctttatgtatttattattttttctctactAGGACCTTTCTGAacatttgcagaaagaaaaaatgtcaccAAAAAATTTGCCAGCCCAGAAGTCCCCAGCTGCCTCATCCCCTGCCTCTGGGAAGGCCTCACCTAAATTTACTTCAGGCTCTCCAGCACCTTACACAAAAGGACGTTTCTCTATTTCTCACATCATGACACCGTTACCAATTGCAGAAGAGAAGGATGCTGTTGCAGAAGACACgaatacaaaggagaaaaatggtgCCCGAGTGAAAACACCTAAATCTCCTCGCATTAACCAAGATGAGAAAACCTTTTTAACAGTCACACCTGACAAATTAACAAGAAGTGCACAACTTGCTTTGAAGGTCACGCCCATGAAGAGGAGAAGCGGGGCTGTAGCAGTTTTCAATGCAAAAAGAAGAAGTGGTGCCTCTAGTGCCAATTTACTAGGTTTGTTTCAGCAGTTAATTCTTAATACTagttttaatgctttaaaatacaggaaCAAAACTGAAGTAGGCATATTATTTTGTTATGCAGAGGCCACCAAATGATTGGCCTGTCTTTTGATGGTGGTCGGACTTTTGGAAACAACTGGGAATTGCAAAGTGTTTGTTACATTCTTTCATATTTATGAACAAAAAATACTAAAGGATATATAGAACTGTATTTAGAACACAAATCTTAATGTTCAGAAGTTGAAAAATGGTACAGTTAAGGTTCTTCTTGCAAAGTTAGTTGCAGTAGTGATCATTCAAGTCCTTCAAGTTCAAGTAGTGTTGAACTAAATCAAATTGTATCAATTACACCAACTTTGATTTGAAAATGTGCGCGTTATAGCCATCTagcttcagtttattttcttcGTGCATTTTATACACAGTTCACAACTTTTGTCCATGGACTGGAATGCACTTAACTGTTGATAGTGGTCTATAAcagatataattaaaaaatagaataattgGATGCtaatttgaatattttgaaaCTGAACATTTGAATTTGAATGTTGAACCctagtttgaaatatttttaacagttttggAAACTATGATTGGGGAGCTCTGGTTCTTGAAATTTTTATCTTTGAAGAATCTTACAGATAAGGTGTCTTTGGCATCtgtttttgtaaattaaatcaatttgactctttcaaaatcaaatttaaagCTTCCCACCAACCCCACCATTCACCCAGAAATTTTTGTTACTCTTTACTATCTCCATTATTTGTAGTGTCATTTGAAAATTTTGAACAACATACTACATACAATGTCCCAATGGTGGTCTCatcattaatatttcatgatGAGATAAAATCACAGGCCTTCACAATACTTCCTGGTTAATACAGCTGAATGTGGTGTTAGTCTTTTAGCGAAGTGGATTTATTTTCAGTGGCTTTGGTTGGTCCATTCATTTTAATAGTTGCAGAGTACTTAACACATATTAATGGCATACTGGTTTTCACCACCTCTCTGTAATGTAAAAGTGGTTTTCAATTTCAGTGCATCAGTTTCTTCTGTAATGTGAAAAGAACACCACAGTTCTTAAAAATTTGGGATATCTACTTGTATCCAAAATAAAACTCTGTGCTTCCAATGCTTTTTCAGATAATTTCCTGCATGTTTGGCATTTTTCTATGTATCCTGAACACCCTGGCAAAGTTCTTCTTATTTACTCACTTTTCCCAACTTGCACAGGAATGCTGACAAGAGAATAATAATATCATTTTCCTCAGGAATGGTGTTCCCTTTTTTTAtgtctacttaaaaaaaaaaataattgtttcttttatATGTTCCCTATCTTTTCATAGCCTATTTCTGAAGTAAATGAGGTAGATGTCCGTCCAACTTACAGCTTCATTTATTACGCAGCTGTAACTAATTCCCTGATACATTCACACTGTACTGTGCACAGAATGGTGCTGTGAGAAAGATAATTGGGAATTTCCAGAGTATGTTTTAAGGAGAAGGCGatataagaaaaaatatggaaagtCTGTGTAGGTCTAAATGCTGTAAGCAGTGTAAATAATTTCCTGACTACGAAATTCCTTGAGACGGTGgtgaaagaaaagctggaaagaaaagccGTTTCTCTGATGTTAAATCTCATGCCCCACCAGGGAAAAGTTCAGGTACAGTAATGAAGGAGACTGAAAGGCTCATGGCAATTTTCTGTTGGGAAAAATTACATCGCTACAAAAAGAGCGAGGAAGGAATTGGGTCAGGAATCAGTTCTAGGATCTAACATCTATTTGacactttttgttgttttgttgtggaaAGCCGTACTGGGTACTTGGACCCTTGCTAAACTTCAGTTGAAATTGAGTCTGCCGATTGAAAGTATTTCAGAGAGCACTTTAATGTAGGTGGTGTCAGGTGATCCAACAACCGCTTTCCTGTCGCTGACTGCAGCAAATCCATTGGAGTCATAAAGAAATAATTGCGAACTTCCACTTATACAGCTGAGAATTAAAGTGgttatttctcttttgctttttagtTGCAAAATCTTGGGCAGAAGTGGTAAAATTAGGTGTTGCAAGACCACAGTCAAAGACTGTTAAAAAAAGTGTCCAAAAAGGAAGATCACTAAAGAAGACAACCCAATCACCAaaggtaattttttcttttttttgtttgtttgtttttgaataaCCACAAAACAGCTTGTAGGTATTTTGCTGTACTATGATGTTAAATGGGTGTTGATGTCTTTGTCACAGTGTATAAGAAATGTAGATTTTTATATAAAAGGAATCTCTttgtttattaactttttttcctccttctttctcctttgcagactccagaaagaaaaataaaaggtcatTTTAGTACAGGCCACGCTGAGTCACCTGCTACAATAGTTGTAGGCAGAGCTTATTCCACCACAGCCAGAACAGCTGGACAGGTCCCTAAAGTGGTAAAAAATACTATTGTGAAGCTAAACATGAACATGGACGAAAGCTTCACAGGTAAGTTTTTTAAAGTCTGTTGCTCACTCTGCCAACTGTGTAGTTCTTATGTCAAAGCATAGGCTCATTTCTCTGAATATAATTTATAGGAATGACTGAGATGTTTCAAACTCCAGAAAATAAGCGTGGAAAATCATTACCTTTGTCCACTGGCCAGAAGACTGATTTTACACCAACATGTACTGCAGCTGAAATTTCTGAACTGCACACTCCTGAAGAATCTGGTatgtatgttatttaaaaaaaaaaaaaaaaaaggagatgtttTGGTGTATTTAGGGGTAGTGAGATGTCTGCTACTTGAGAGAGTGAGTAGTCTCAGCCTAGGCAGACTTGATGTGTTGAGATGAAGCATCTGGCAACCTGTAAAAGGAACCATTGATTTTTATCATGtgttaaaagatatttttgtagTTCCAGTTAATTTTTCAGTAGATGTTATTCTCTTACTTGTTCTGTTTGGTATGAAACTTCAAGATGCTGAAATATTGTTTCAGGCAAGTCTTGTGCTGAAGCATGGTGCTTTCTTAATCAGTTGTCTGTGGATACGTCTAAATCCAGTGACAAAGTTTCATGGCAGGGAGAGGTTATTGTGTAACCTTGCAGAAAAAGTCCacttaaaattttcttaaaaagcaTCAGGTTAGAAAGATTTGTATTAACATGGTACTTTGTTGTGCATCTTTTGCTAATAACCTTGCATACCAGTCATTGATTGTGTCCCTAATTAATTCATAattcttcaaattaaaattctcttttattGAGAATTTAGCAAAACTGAGCATCTACTGAAACAccaagaaaaatcattaataaatccTCCAATATTTAAACTAATAATAAtagttgaaatgtattttgttttatttcagatgttgTGGAAGATAGGCTTAAATATAACAAACCTCATTATAACTTCAGAAGGGAGTCcagtaaaaagtgttttctttgaaaagatgaACTAGTATAGTGATCTTCATCCTCTTGAAGATGTCCGTTATCAGCTGTTATTTATCCTGTTATTTATTGCTTTCCTTAAATTGGTGGGCAAGCAAGCTGGGTGAGCAATTGGCTGACGGATCGTGTTCAAAGAGTTacagtaaatggggttacatcaggctggtggTGGGGTCTCTctgggctcaattttagggccagtgctctttaatgtttttataaatgatctggacgCAGGAATTGAATGTACGTTAAgttaagtttgctgatgatactgaactaggagctgtggactcccttgaTAGTAGAGAGGCCTTAACAGAGATCTTGATAGATAAGAGAGCTGAGAAATCACCTGATGtgtgaaatttaacaagagcaagtgctggATTCTTCACCTGGGTTAGGAtaatcctggttatacatacaaaTTAGGGGAcgaggggctggagagcagccccatggaaagagatctcggggtttgggttgatggtaagctcaacatgagtcagcagtgtgctctggcagccaaaagggccaaccatgtcctggggtgcaacaagcacagcatagctagccagcggagggaagtgactgtcccacTCTGTACCgcactggtgcagccccacctcgagtgctgtgtgcagtttggggcacctcaatatgagaagGACATCAAAATATCAGAGTGTGTCCAGAGGTtccttcagcttggagaagagaaggctaaggggTGACCTCATCAAGGGGGAGAGTGGAAGGGGAGGTGATGTCCTCTCTGGTGAGTAGTaataggacacaaggaaatggagtgaagctgcatcagggaagttcaggttggacattaggaaaaagctcttcactgagagggttattGGTCGCTGGAACAGGCTCCTGAGGGAAGAGGTCACAACACCAAGCCTGTcggagttcaaggagcatctggataACTCTCTTAGTCACATGGTTTAGTTtcaggtagtcctgtgaggagcaggtggttggactcaatgatccttatggggtcgcttccaactcaagatattctatgatatagattttgcaaaaatctctttttttttttttttttttttttttgtttccttggtgTCAGAAAGGTCAAATTTATGTTCTTTAATGTGAAAATTTCTGATTTATGTCTGGTATTCCttcaaaatgcaaaggaaagTGCAATAAAAAACTTGCACCACTAGAAATTTTAGGGACAACAGAAAACACTAATTTTATATcagattaaataagaaaaaaataatattttcttatagttgtttttttaaatgtctgctgTGCCTTGTCAAAACTAGTTACCAAATCAATTGTTGATGCACacttttttgtattttggtttgtAGAAGTTACTAGCTTTTTGAATCCATTTTACTTGGTTATACAGCAATTAGAATGCTTGAATTTTCTGTTTAGTTCTTTTTCCAAATTACAAAAATTTACTACTTATTTTAGGAGAGATGATGGTGTCACCTTTATATGGTTCAGATGCTTCAGAACAGAAACAAGATAGTCCACGCATTAGTCACTTTCTGAGAGAGAAGGAGTCTCTAAAGTCTATGTTTGATGCAGTATCCGCAAAAactcctgaaaaaagaaaagctatgctggaagaaaatattagCGTGGACCATTTGTCAGTAATTCCGGAAAAACAAGCATGTCAGGTGAAATCTGGAAGTAAAAGGAGTACTCCAAGGCAGAAGTCGGAGCCAGTTGAGGTCATGTCAGGCATCAAGCAGCTTCTAAGGACTCCACAGCAAAGGTCAGAACTGGTAGAGGCCTTGTCAGGCATCAAGCAGCTCATGAGGACCCCGAAGCGGAAATCGGAGCCTGTAGAGGCCTTGTCTGGCATCAAGCAGCTCATGAAGACCCCGAAGCAGAAGTCGGAGCCTGTAGAGGCCTTGTCTGGCATCAAGCAGCTCATGAAGACCCCGAAGCGGAAATCGGAGCCTGTAGAGGCCTTGTCTGGCATCAAGCAGCTCATGAAGACCCCGAAACAGAAGTCGGAGCCTGTAGAGGCCTTGTCGGGCATCAAGCAGCTCATGAAGACCCCGAAGCGGAAATCGGAGCCTGTAGAGGCCTTGTCGGGCATCAAGCAGCTCATGAGGACCCCGAAGCGGAAGTTAGAGCCTGTAGAGGCCTTGTCGGGCATCAAGCAGCTCATGAGGACCCCGAAGCAGAAGTCGGAGCCTGTAGAGGCCTTGTCTGGCATCAAGCAGCTCATGAGGACCCCGAAGCAGAAGCCACAGCCAGTTGAGGTCCTGTCTGGCATCAAGCAGCTCTTGAGGACCCCACAGCAAGAGTTGGAACCTATTACAGATGAAATTGCCTTTAAAAGATTGCTGACAACTCCAGTACAAAAGAAGGAAGCAGTGGAAGAAGTGGCAGGTGTTACTTTAATCAAGCAAACTCCAAAGCTGAAATATCAACCGGTAGAAGACATGATTGGGGTCAGCCGTATTTTCAGGACACCAAAGGAAAAAGTTGAACCCATAGAAGATATGTTTGGTATTAGTAGGCTAGTGAAGACTCCGAAAGAGAAGTATCAGCCAGTTGATGATTTTGTGGGTCTGCAAAGGCTTATGGCAGAACCCAGGCAGAAATGTTCTGATTTTGAAGTGGACTATGCTGGAGTTACAGAAATGTTTGATATACCAGAGGAAACTaaggtaaaataatttctttagctTTTGGAAGGAATGTATTTAGACCTTGGAGCCTGTGGTTGAAATGAATTCATAAGCCTCCCTGGTATGACATCTTGGATGTTACAGCACTTCAAGTATGTCATGCCCGTAACCTCTTGAGGAGAAGATACCTTCTAGAAAAACACCTCATGTTGATTTGAAAACTGTAAAGATGACAGGTCATTTTCCTTGGTAACTCTGTCCACGTGAATGTCCCCCTGCTAGCAAGACATAGCTTATTACAAACTTGAGTTTgagcactcttttttttccttttttttttttttcctggtcactTGTGCCTGTTTAAAGCGCCCTGTAAATTGCTTACAAACTATAGTCAAATTCTTTCTCGGCCTTCCTTTTCATAAGCAAGGCatatagttggggttttttttgttttgtacagcTGCTTCATAGACTGTAGATTCAA contains these protein-coding regions:
- the MKI67 gene encoding proliferation marker protein Ki-67 isoform X3, with translation MPLFGNIIVIKRNGTDGITFPLTASSCLFGRRTECDIRIQLPQVSKEHCKIEVNENKEAILTNLSTVNPTQLNGGCFQQPVPLKHGDVLTIIDRSFRFEYPLQSTPRKRRSRSPKDETLQVLHVQQVAEVESLHQQTSGPKSLCASDNAECEEKNANENKQSTEENISKALPIRLQTPKSSHRIHQSSKKQSEMSPFSKLYEKLKKEMKVKKSLQEGNVSEQPAKEDGKSVLLEPSAQIKSWSCVNDLGSLTKEKEIGRSENIEECNIKMKQEAIGLECNQISAVGSATKKSSTRSPRTSLSKDGSRDIGRSRHSQDHKELRTADESKAIEVTTKPSKDNNGNAAFSVKQCSIERLDYADKTKIHSSAILLNELVQTTNMTNVSEVDKYVLSAPRRKSPRSHFISPTKEISGMNPVSTGTPTTQPCVLLKRKSFSEISAETQREDSVCRNDSLNQLPLAENKCLKQRRNSKQHTPGKPVKEEVLKEICDQANFGNSKEGLSGTPASSNSKSPRRNNRQSKEFSNKSVRSETLASEKLTSELASPASHKSESGRKRCGPRTSGLLTEKASETNAIQEHHEKTTDRKNSETEEELATKGNRQKQDLEDASVIRPRRLSSKRRSSGSATVLKDNETVSELNISGLLAGEDSGKTKRVTQKRKSGDVLLQPVGKRKRVSFGGHLSPELFDKSLPPNSPLKKGAIPARLSLPFGNSPRAVLKKAQGLKHFAVQDLSEHLQKEKMSPKNLPAQKSPAASSPASGKASPKFTSGSPAPYTKGRFSISHIMTPLPIAEEKDAVAEDTNTKEKNGARVKTPKSPRINQDEKTFLTVTPDKLTRSAQLALKVTPMKRRSGAVAVFNAKRRSGASSANLLVAKSWAEVVKLGVARPQSKTVKKSVQKGRSLKKTTQSPKTPERKIKGHFSTGHAESPATIVVGRAYSTTARTAGQVPKVVKNTIVKLNMNMDESFTGMTEMFQTPENKRGKSLPLSTGQKTDFTPTCTAAEISELHTPEESGEMMVSPLYGSDASEQKQDSPRISHFLREKESLKSMFDAVSAKTPEKRKAMLEENISVDHLSVIPEKQACQVKSGSKRSTPRQKSEPVEVMSGIKQLLRTPQQRSELVEALSGIKQLMRTPKRKSEPVEALSGIKQLMKTPKQKSEPVEALSGIKQLMKTPKRKSEPVEALSGIKQLMKTPKQKSEPVEALSGIKQLMKTPKRKSEPVEALSGIKQLMRTPKRKLEPVEALSGIKQLMRTPKQKSEPVEALSGIKQLMRTPKQKPQPVEVLSGIKQLLRTPQQELEPITDEIAFKRLLTTPVQKKEAVEEVAGVTLIKQTPKLKYQPVEDMIGVSRIFRTPKEKVEPIEDMFGISRLVKTPKEKYQPVDDFVGLQRLMAEPRQKCSDFEVDYAGVTEMFDIPEETKVRSVNIMDSKQEDTVPPCNNSGHKFDKGKISQGEDSQQKESTSENQSTQRPTRGRSQKTVHPASAKQREKDLNLKALQDLEKKSTQEEMREISTSPSVTKNEGRGRRTNHCIQEGIISKHPDQEKVETVSLVEPPGATQRTRRGKKKEPELKYPSENLESCGKDSSVLQKELANMKQTLQEYGINDVLETEDDPTIKTVSVASSIQNENCQLQTGVKKPENKSNDGGVEDSEEMLLSLGKRSRGVKKVENTEPPIPPKRGRRARNDQVKEASSEDLHRTTRTLRKDPSAKMIQRDEPTLDKDTETATAGGSENGTKLEIKVTEKRVKTLRSARKHSTEVKPDTCGMANEKIKNIQKTEETSAETDSETQSHITNEIKVSQGNETENAQENTTEASQRLKAESPSGVTNRMPVTALNLEANRNAVQETNRTRSRGGKNGSLAKKADEFDKDVNNLELIAPKIKSETEMDKSPLKDPLSSVCVKNTYQVTKEQNDPAGTSIPAANSDSLARSRQKRTRNEQGIFQPNQTEILQENPAQTNGTACRRGRKVTFEPEEASSKAVGRKRSLPGDDKGTTYKDGQPETSENPLQVRRSRRKLVDSVPHIASSTSVEKQTLIADHSKDEAFEKEQDSASEATHSSAEDNPRRRGQRREVAAASQTSRSLSMRKRHGLLEGDDKKTAVREDQNPALGNETLQGKANASAREKRKKIDLAAEAKSSSSLRRKCGLSETDDKEESADEEQNTPLETVSCAKEKTLGRGRRKATALASHTTNYISLRGKRGLPADNGKEEAPKEDQSVPLQTSDLSVKENQRRTGTRKEMAVLLEDMSSTSIQAKQGSSKESGGKNNYGEEKKLILENSTSQEEMDLSKGNSRKTITSLAVGSTSLQGLPEDTKKETPEEQQSKLLDIAPSAKENPSRVGRKKTLSSKSEETSYTSLREKPKDSGQKRILKEDTSLENNSSQEKTRQLRNRRIKVEFSSEAATSTSSQKNDDLSENGNTSETQNVGLTSTGSKKNNRSGKGKEVNAIQQETSTSRRRRCQLSADDLPSKKSKSVENDENRSLQRGKRNKTKEELGKEDVRAARTAEGMDRKTRSSSRTSARTRK